From one Mycobacterium colombiense CECT 3035 genomic stretch:
- the cydD gene encoding thiol reductant ABC exporter subunit CydD, protein MGCGVVISGCAIGSAIILARIVAGVVGDPAPSLHAWLGPLSILLALWTVRALTHWLQARLGQRGASAVIADLSGQVLAAVTARQPGELATQRDTAAVVVTRGLDGLRPYFTGYLPTLMLAAILTPATVAVVAAYDLKSAAVVAITLPLIPIFMVLIGLATADRSAAALAAMTTLQARLLDLIAGIPTLRALGRSSGPEHRIAELAAAHRRSAMATLRIAFLSALVLELLATLGVALIAVGIGFRLVFGEMTLTTGLTVLLLAPDVYWPLRRIGVEFHAAQDGRAAAGAAFALIGEPAAPTAKTQTVTARGARIRLDHLTVTGRDGQAPYDLSAVIEPGSVTVLTGRNGAGKSTALQAVAGISVPSSGRVSVDGVDVAGLEPAGWWAQLSWLPQRPVLVPGTVDDNLKLLGELHDAEKACADSGFDAVLAELPDGGATVLGRGGTGLSLGQRQRLGLARALGSTAAVLLLDEPTAHLDAATEDRVLRAIVERARAGATVIVVGHRAPVLAIGDRVVEVVADRRAHYAPA, encoded by the coding sequence GTGGGCTGCGGCGTGGTGATCTCCGGTTGCGCGATCGGGTCCGCGATCATCTTGGCGCGTATCGTCGCCGGCGTCGTCGGCGACCCCGCCCCGAGCCTGCACGCCTGGCTGGGTCCGCTGTCAATCCTGTTGGCGCTCTGGACGGTCCGCGCGCTGACGCATTGGCTTCAGGCCCGGTTGGGACAACGTGGAGCCAGCGCGGTCATCGCCGACCTGTCCGGCCAGGTGCTGGCCGCGGTGACCGCCAGGCAACCCGGTGAACTGGCGACGCAGCGCGACACCGCCGCCGTCGTCGTGACCCGCGGACTGGATGGCTTGCGCCCGTACTTCACCGGGTACCTGCCGACGTTGATGCTCGCCGCGATCCTGACCCCGGCCACCGTCGCCGTGGTCGCCGCCTACGACCTGAAATCGGCCGCAGTCGTGGCGATCACGCTGCCCCTGATACCGATCTTTATGGTGCTGATCGGGCTGGCGACCGCCGACCGGTCGGCCGCGGCGCTGGCCGCGATGACGACGCTGCAGGCCCGGTTGCTCGACCTGATCGCCGGCATCCCCACCTTGCGGGCGCTGGGCCGCAGCTCGGGCCCCGAACACCGCATCGCCGAACTGGCTGCGGCACACCGCCGCTCGGCCATGGCGACGCTGCGCATCGCATTCCTGTCGGCCCTGGTGCTCGAGCTGCTGGCCACGCTCGGGGTGGCGCTGATCGCGGTCGGGATAGGTTTTCGCCTGGTGTTCGGCGAGATGACCCTGACCACCGGGTTGACCGTCCTGTTGCTCGCGCCGGACGTGTACTGGCCGCTGCGCCGCATCGGCGTGGAATTCCATGCCGCGCAGGACGGCAGGGCCGCAGCCGGTGCCGCGTTCGCCCTCATCGGCGAGCCGGCCGCGCCGACCGCCAAGACTCAGACGGTCACGGCCCGCGGCGCGCGGATCCGCCTCGACCATCTGACCGTTACCGGCCGCGACGGGCAGGCGCCGTACGATCTGAGCGCGGTCATCGAGCCCGGCTCGGTGACGGTGCTCACCGGACGTAACGGCGCCGGCAAGAGCACCGCCCTGCAGGCGGTCGCCGGCATCAGCGTGCCCTCATCGGGCCGGGTCAGCGTGGACGGCGTCGACGTCGCCGGCCTCGAGCCGGCCGGCTGGTGGGCGCAACTGTCCTGGCTGCCGCAACGTCCGGTGCTCGTGCCGGGCACCGTCGACGACAACCTGAAGCTGCTCGGAGAGCTGCACGACGCCGAAAAGGCTTGTGCCGATTCCGGATTCGACGCGGTGCTGGCCGAGCTGCCAGATGGCGGCGCCACGGTGCTCGGGCGCGGCGGCACCGGATTGTCGCTGGGGCAGCGGCAGCGGCTGGGTCTGGCCCGTGCGCTCGGCTCGACGGCCGCCGTGCTGTTGCTCGACGAGCCGACCGCACACCTGGACGCGGCCACCGAGGACCGCGTGTTGCGGGCCATCGTCGAGCGGGCCCGCGCGGGTGCGACGGTGATCGTCGTCGGCCATCGTGCGCCGGTGCTGGCCATCGGTGACCGGGTCGTCGAAGTCGTCGCCGACCGGAGGGCGCATTATGCACCGGCGTGA
- the cydB gene encoding cytochrome d ubiquinol oxidase subunit II, producing the protein MGLQEVWFGILGVLFLGFFILEGFDFGVGMLMEPFARVGIGEPEPLRRTALNTIGPVWDGNEVWLIVGGAAMFAAFPAWYATVFSTLYLPLLAILFGMIVRAVAIEWRGKIDDTKWRGWADAAIAAGSWLPAVLWGVAFAVLVRGLPVEADGHIHLSITDVLNPYTVLGGLATAGLFLFYGATFVALKTSGAIRDDAYRFGVWLSLPVTGLVAAFGLWTQLAHGKGWTWLVLAVAVLAQLAAVLLVWRRASDGWAFTCVALVVAAVVILLFGSLYPNLVPSTLNPQWSLTIYNASSTHYTLKVMTWVTAFMAPLTVIYQAWSYWIFRQRISADRIPAPIGLARRTT; encoded by the coding sequence GTGGGACTGCAGGAAGTGTGGTTCGGCATCCTCGGGGTGCTGTTCCTGGGTTTCTTCATCCTCGAGGGCTTCGACTTCGGCGTGGGCATGTTGATGGAGCCGTTCGCCCGCGTCGGCATCGGCGAACCCGAGCCGCTGCGCCGCACGGCGCTCAACACCATCGGACCGGTGTGGGACGGCAACGAGGTCTGGCTGATCGTCGGCGGCGCCGCGATGTTCGCCGCCTTCCCCGCCTGGTACGCCACCGTGTTCTCCACGCTGTACCTGCCGCTGCTGGCGATCCTTTTCGGCATGATCGTGCGCGCCGTGGCCATCGAGTGGCGCGGCAAGATCGATGACACCAAATGGCGCGGCTGGGCCGACGCCGCCATCGCTGCCGGGTCGTGGCTGCCGGCCGTTCTGTGGGGCGTCGCGTTCGCCGTCCTGGTGCGTGGGCTCCCGGTCGAGGCCGACGGCCACATTCACCTCTCGATCACCGACGTGCTCAACCCCTACACGGTGCTGGGCGGCCTGGCCACCGCCGGACTGTTCTTGTTCTACGGGGCGACGTTCGTCGCGTTGAAGACCTCGGGCGCCATCCGCGACGACGCCTATCGGTTCGGCGTCTGGTTATCACTTCCGGTCACCGGACTGGTTGCGGCGTTTGGGCTCTGGACGCAGCTGGCGCACGGCAAGGGCTGGACCTGGCTGGTGCTGGCCGTGGCGGTGCTGGCGCAACTGGCGGCGGTGCTGCTGGTGTGGCGCCGCGCGTCCGACGGCTGGGCGTTCACCTGCGTCGCGCTGGTGGTGGCGGCGGTGGTCATTCTGCTCTTCGGCTCGCTGTATCCGAACCTGGTGCCCTCGACGCTGAACCCGCAATGGAGCCTGACCATCTACAACGCCTCGTCCACCCACTACACTCTCAAGGTCATGACGTGGGTGACGGCGTTCATGGCCCCGCTGACGGTGATCTACCAAGCCTGGTCGTATTGGATTTTCAGGCAACGGATCTCGGCCGACCGGATACCCGCGCCGATCGGACTGGCAAGGCGCACGACCTGA
- a CDS encoding cytochrome ubiquinol oxidase subunit I, with the protein MNVVDISRWQFGITTVYHFIFVPLTIGLAPLIAIMQTVWVATGNTAWYRLTKFFGKLFLINFAIGVATGIVQEFQFGMNWSEYSKFVGDIFGAPLAMEGLFAFFFESTFIGLWIFGWSRLPKLIHLACIWIVAFGVNASAFFIIAANSFMQHPVGAHYNPATRRAELDDIFALLSNNTAQAAFSHTVTGALLVAGTFVAAVSAWWMVRSRTQASATPKGQTDARTMFRPAAILGCGVVLLATVGLFFTGDRQGKLMFVQQPMKMASAEALCHSQTDPDFSVLTIGTHNNCGSVAEVIKVHYVLPFLAEGKFSGVTLRGVDELQQEYQQRFGPDDYRPNLFVTYWSFRAMIGFLAIPVLFALTVLWVTRGGRTPKSRWMSWFALLTIPTPFLANISGWVFTEMGRQPWVVAPNPTGDQLIRMTVREGVSHHVPGMVVTSLVTFTLVYAVLAVLWFFLLKRYTVEGPLEHDAEPAPPQAPSDDEVAPLSFAY; encoded by the coding sequence ATGAATGTCGTCGATATTTCTCGGTGGCAGTTCGGTATCACTACCGTCTACCACTTCATCTTCGTGCCGCTCACCATCGGTTTGGCGCCGCTGATCGCCATCATGCAGACGGTGTGGGTGGCCACCGGCAACACCGCCTGGTACCGGCTGACCAAGTTCTTCGGCAAGCTGTTCCTGATCAACTTCGCCATCGGCGTGGCGACCGGGATCGTCCAGGAATTCCAGTTCGGGATGAACTGGTCGGAATACTCGAAGTTCGTCGGCGACATCTTCGGTGCGCCACTGGCGATGGAGGGGTTGTTCGCCTTTTTCTTCGAGTCCACCTTCATCGGGTTGTGGATCTTCGGCTGGAGCCGGCTGCCGAAGCTGATACACCTGGCCTGCATCTGGATCGTCGCGTTCGGCGTCAATGCGTCGGCGTTCTTCATCATCGCGGCGAACTCGTTCATGCAGCACCCGGTCGGCGCGCACTACAACCCGGCGACGCGACGCGCCGAGTTGGACGACATCTTCGCCCTGCTCTCCAATAACACTGCGCAAGCGGCGTTTTCACACACCGTGACCGGGGCGCTCCTGGTTGCGGGCACCTTCGTCGCCGCGGTCAGCGCCTGGTGGATGGTGCGCTCACGCACGCAGGCGTCCGCCACGCCCAAGGGGCAGACCGATGCCCGCACCATGTTTCGTCCGGCGGCCATCCTGGGCTGTGGGGTGGTGCTGCTCGCCACCGTCGGCCTGTTCTTCACCGGCGACCGGCAAGGCAAGCTGATGTTCGTCCAGCAGCCGATGAAGATGGCGTCGGCGGAGGCGTTGTGCCACAGCCAAACCGATCCCGACTTCTCGGTGCTGACGATCGGAACGCACAACAACTGCGGCAGCGTCGCCGAGGTGATCAAGGTGCACTACGTGCTGCCGTTCCTGGCCGAGGGCAAATTCAGCGGCGTGACGCTGCGTGGGGTGGACGAGTTGCAGCAGGAGTACCAGCAGCGCTTCGGGCCAGACGACTACCGGCCGAACCTGTTCGTCACCTATTGGTCCTTCCGGGCGATGATCGGGTTCCTGGCGATCCCGGTGCTGTTCGCCCTGACCGTGTTGTGGGTCACCCGCGGCGGGCGAACACCCAAGAGCCGCTGGATGTCCTGGTTCGCCCTGCTCACCATCCCGACGCCGTTCCTGGCCAACATCTCCGGGTGGGTGTTCACCGAGATGGGCCGTCAACCCTGGGTGGTGGCACCCAATCCCACTGGGGACCAATTGATTCGGATGACCGTGCGCGAAGGGGTGTCACATCACGTGCCCGGCATGGTCGTCACCTCGCTGGTGACCTTCACCCTCGTCTACGCGGTGCTCGCAGTCCTGTGGTTCTTCCTGCTCAAGCGCTACACCGTCGAGGGGCCGCTGGAACACGACGCGGAACCCGCTCCCCCGCAGGCGCCCAGCGATGACGAGGTGGCACCTCTGTCCTTCGCGTACTGA
- a CDS encoding HdeD family acid-resistance protein, with amino-acid sequence MCQTAAMTISPGSPGTHPVPSLLPHLWKSALLSGILSLVLGVLVLAWPGISILVAAVAFGVYLLITGIAQVVFAFSLHVSAGSRVLLFISGAASLILALLAFRHFGQGYAILLLAIWIGVGFIFRGVATTISAVSDPHLPGRGWNIFVGVISLLAGIVVLASPFQSIVTLAIVVGAWFVVIGVFEIISSFGIRKASKTLAG; translated from the coding sequence TTGTGCCAGACTGCGGCCATGACTATCTCCCCTGGCTCTCCTGGAACCCACCCCGTTCCAAGCCTGCTGCCGCATCTGTGGAAATCCGCTCTGCTGTCGGGAATTCTGTCTCTTGTCCTCGGTGTCCTGGTGCTGGCGTGGCCGGGAATTTCCATCCTGGTCGCCGCCGTCGCCTTCGGCGTTTATCTGTTGATCACCGGCATCGCGCAGGTCGTCTTCGCGTTCTCGTTGCATGTCTCGGCGGGCAGCCGGGTCCTGCTGTTCATCAGTGGCGCAGCGTCGTTGATCCTCGCGCTGCTGGCATTCCGCCATTTCGGTCAGGGATACGCAATCCTGCTGCTGGCCATCTGGATTGGCGTCGGGTTCATCTTCCGCGGTGTCGCCACAACGATTTCGGCCGTCAGTGACCCACACCTGCCGGGTCGAGGCTGGAACATCTTCGTCGGTGTGATCAGCCTGCTCGCCGGCATCGTCGTGCTGGCCTCGCCGTTCCAATCCATCGTCACCCTGGCGATCGTGGTCGGCGCGTGGTTCGTCGTCATCGGCGTATTCGAGATCATTTCCTCGTTCGGAATTCGCAAGGCCTCCAAGACCCTCGCCGGCTGA
- a CDS encoding adenylate/guanylate cyclase domain-containing protein, whose amino-acid sequence MAAKKCGAPPTRLDGSSERPDCVAAARAQSRDRTQHYADSAAREYRVLMIAAWLAVAVSTTFVVLQVVTGAWIWQIVLVSSASAVIFACVPWLHRFGDLVAPLTFIGAAYVTVFVTCWDSGTASGAQFFLVVGACLVVLVLGLDHIVLAAILAAIAAGLIIALEFLVPRDTGLVPAWAQSMMFVVTIVSACVMVFITVSYALRDTQRAEAVMESEYARSEALLANMLPGSIAERLKSADRNVIADKYDEASVLFADIVSFTERASSTTPADLVRFLDRLYGAFDELVDRHGLEKIKVSGDSYMVVSGVPRARPDHAFALAALALDMANVAAALKDPHGQAIPLRMGMACGPVVAGVVGSRRFFYDVWGDAVNVASRMESTDSVGRIQVPEAMYERLKHEFVLQERGRIEIKGKGVMRTWYLIGRKAGEEPTDLRAEDPRTVHV is encoded by the coding sequence GTGGCGGCCAAGAAGTGTGGTGCCCCACCAACACGCCTAGACGGCTCCTCGGAGCGCCCGGACTGCGTGGCCGCGGCGCGGGCCCAGTCACGCGACCGCACTCAGCACTACGCCGACAGCGCCGCACGCGAGTATCGAGTGCTCATGATCGCGGCCTGGCTTGCAGTGGCAGTCTCCACCACTTTCGTCGTGCTGCAGGTCGTCACCGGGGCCTGGATCTGGCAGATAGTCCTCGTCAGTTCAGCCTCCGCGGTGATCTTCGCGTGTGTGCCGTGGCTGCACCGCTTCGGTGACCTGGTTGCGCCGCTGACCTTCATCGGTGCCGCCTACGTCACGGTCTTCGTCACCTGCTGGGATTCGGGCACCGCCTCGGGCGCCCAGTTCTTCTTGGTGGTAGGCGCCTGCCTGGTGGTGCTGGTGCTGGGGCTTGATCACATCGTGTTGGCCGCGATCCTGGCGGCGATCGCCGCCGGCCTGATCATCGCCCTGGAATTCCTGGTTCCCCGCGACACCGGTCTGGTGCCGGCTTGGGCGCAGTCCATGATGTTCGTCGTCACCATCGTCTCCGCCTGCGTGATGGTGTTCATCACGGTGTCGTACGCGCTGCGCGACACCCAGCGCGCGGAGGCGGTGATGGAATCCGAGTACGCGCGGTCCGAGGCGCTGCTGGCCAACATGTTGCCGGGCAGCATCGCCGAACGCCTCAAGAGCGCCGACCGGAACGTGATCGCCGACAAGTACGACGAGGCCTCCGTCCTGTTCGCCGACATCGTCAGCTTCACCGAACGCGCCAGCAGCACCACCCCCGCCGACCTGGTGCGCTTCCTCGACCGGCTGTACGGCGCCTTCGACGAGTTGGTGGACAGGCACGGCCTGGAGAAGATCAAGGTCAGCGGCGACTCCTACATGGTGGTCAGCGGGGTGCCGCGCGCGCGGCCGGACCACGCCTTCGCCCTGGCCGCTTTGGCGCTCGACATGGCCAATGTTGCTGCCGCACTGAAGGATCCGCATGGCCAGGCGATCCCGTTGCGGATGGGCATGGCGTGCGGGCCCGTCGTGGCCGGCGTCGTGGGCTCGCGACGGTTCTTCTACGACGTATGGGGCGACGCCGTCAACGTCGCGTCGCGGATGGAGTCCACCGATTCGGTGGGCCGAATCCAAGTGCCCGAGGCGATGTATGAACGCCTCAAACACGAGTTCGTTCTGCAGGAGCGCGGCCGGATCGAGATCAAGGGCAAGGGCGTTATGCGCACCTGGTATCTGATCGGTCGCAAGGCGGGCGAAGAACCCACCGACCTGCGTGCCGAAGATCCGCGCACGGTCCACGTCTGA
- a CDS encoding ANTAR domain-containing response regulator, whose amino-acid sequence MTGPTTDTDAAVPRRVLIAEDEALIRMDLAEMLREEGYEIVGEAGDGQEAVELAEAHRPDLVIMDVKMPRRDGIDAASEIASKRIAPIVVLTAFSQRDLVERARDAGAMAYLVKPFTISDLIPAIELAVSRFGEIAELEREVATLSDRLETRKVVERAKGLLQTKQGMTEPEAFKWIQRAAMDRRTTMKRVAEVVLETLDTDDEG is encoded by the coding sequence ATGACAGGCCCCACGACCGACACCGACGCCGCTGTGCCGCGCCGGGTCCTGATCGCTGAAGACGAAGCGCTCATCCGCATGGATCTCGCCGAGATGCTCCGAGAGGAGGGTTACGAGATCGTCGGGGAGGCCGGCGACGGACAGGAAGCCGTCGAATTGGCGGAAGCCCATCGGCCCGATTTGGTGATCATGGATGTGAAGATGCCGCGCCGCGACGGGATCGACGCCGCATCGGAGATCGCCAGCAAGCGCATCGCGCCGATCGTGGTGCTGACCGCGTTCAGCCAGCGCGATCTGGTGGAGCGGGCGCGCGACGCCGGCGCGATGGCTTACCTGGTGAAACCCTTCACAATCAGCGACCTCATCCCGGCCATCGAACTGGCCGTCAGCCGTTTCGGCGAGATCGCCGAGCTGGAACGCGAGGTCGCGACGCTGTCGGACCGGCTCGAGACGCGCAAGGTCGTCGAGCGCGCCAAGGGCCTGCTGCAGACCAAGCAGGGCATGACCGAGCCCGAGGCGTTCAAGTGGATTCAGCGCGCCGCCATGGACCGCCGGACCACGATGAAGCGGGTGGCCGAAGTCGTGCTGGAGACCCTCGACACCGACGACGAAGGCTGA
- a CDS encoding lipid-transfer protein, producing MSPEPLYILGAGMHPWGKWGRDFTEYGVVAARAALAEAGLDWQQIQLVAGADTIRNGYPGFIAGSTFAQKLGWNGVPVSSSYAACASGSQALQSARAHILAGFCDVALVIGADTTPKGAFAPVGGERKNDPDWQRFHLIGAMNPVYFALLARRRMDLYGATSEDFAAVKVKNSQHGLQNPNARYRKESSVEDVLASPVVSDPLRQLDICATSDGAAALIVASAEFARKHLGSLEGVPSVRAVSTVTPRYPQHLPELPDIATDSTAVVAAPERVFKDQILDAAYAEAGIGPEDVSLAEVYDLSTALELDWYEHLGLCAKGEAEELLRSGATTIGGRVPVNPSGGLACFGEAIPAQAIAQVCELTWQLRGQATGRQVENATVGVTANQGLFGHGSSVIVAR from the coding sequence ATGAGCCCTGAACCGCTCTACATCCTCGGCGCCGGGATGCACCCGTGGGGCAAATGGGGCCGCGACTTCACCGAATACGGCGTGGTCGCCGCGCGCGCCGCGCTGGCCGAGGCGGGCCTGGACTGGCAGCAGATCCAGCTGGTCGCCGGCGCCGACACCATCCGCAACGGCTACCCGGGCTTCATCGCGGGGTCGACGTTCGCCCAGAAGCTCGGCTGGAACGGCGTGCCGGTCAGCTCCAGTTACGCCGCCTGCGCCAGCGGCTCGCAGGCGCTGCAGAGCGCGCGCGCCCACATCCTGGCGGGCTTCTGCGACGTCGCGCTGGTGATCGGGGCCGACACCACCCCGAAGGGCGCGTTCGCCCCGGTCGGCGGCGAACGCAAGAACGACCCCGACTGGCAGCGCTTCCACCTCATCGGTGCGATGAACCCGGTGTATTTCGCGCTGCTGGCGCGCCGCCGGATGGACCTCTACGGCGCGACGTCCGAGGACTTCGCCGCGGTGAAGGTGAAGAACTCCCAGCACGGCCTGCAGAACCCGAATGCCCGCTACCGCAAGGAATCTTCGGTCGAGGACGTGCTGGCGAGCCCGGTGGTCTCCGACCCGTTGCGGCAGCTCGACATCTGCGCCACCTCCGACGGCGCCGCGGCGCTGATCGTGGCCAGCGCCGAGTTCGCCCGCAAGCATCTCGGTTCGCTCGAGGGCGTGCCGTCGGTGCGCGCGGTCAGCACGGTCACGCCGCGCTACCCACAGCACCTGCCCGAATTGCCGGACATCGCAACGGATTCCACCGCCGTCGTGGCGGCACCGGAGCGGGTGTTCAAGGATCAGATCCTCGATGCGGCCTACGCCGAGGCGGGCATCGGTCCCGAGGACGTGAGCCTGGCCGAGGTCTACGACCTGTCCACCGCGCTGGAGCTCGACTGGTACGAGCACCTGGGGCTGTGCGCCAAGGGTGAAGCGGAGGAGCTGCTGCGCAGCGGCGCCACCACGATCGGCGGCCGGGTCCCGGTCAACCCGTCGGGCGGGCTGGCGTGCTTCGGCGAGGCGATTCCCGCGCAGGCGATCGCTCAGGTCTGCGAGCTGACCTGGCAGCTGCGTGGCCAGGCCACCGGCCGGCAGGTGGAGAACGCCACCGTCGGGGTGACCGCCAACCAGGGGTTGTTCGGGCACGGCTCGTCGGTGATCGTCGCGCGCTAG
- a CDS encoding Zn-ribbon domain-containing OB-fold protein, with protein MPEVTSTQAAIDGWFATDDAGNPHLIGSKCPECGTYVFPPRENNCPNPACASDTLESVALSTRGTLWSYTENRYPPPAPYPAADPFEPFAIAAVELADEGIIVLGKVVEGTLAADLKVGMEMELATMTLFTDDDGVERLVHAWKVAR; from the coding sequence GTGCCAGAGGTCACCAGTACACAAGCCGCTATCGACGGGTGGTTCGCCACCGATGACGCCGGAAATCCCCACCTGATCGGCAGCAAGTGCCCCGAGTGCGGCACCTACGTCTTCCCGCCGCGGGAGAACAACTGCCCCAACCCGGCGTGCGCCAGCGACACCCTGGAGTCCGTCGCGTTGTCCACCCGCGGAACGCTGTGGAGCTACACCGAGAACCGGTATCCGCCGCCCGCGCCCTACCCGGCGGCCGACCCGTTCGAACCATTCGCCATCGCCGCGGTGGAGCTGGCCGACGAGGGGATCATCGTGCTCGGCAAGGTGGTCGAGGGCACGCTGGCCGCCGACCTGAAGGTCGGCATGGAGATGGAGCTGGCCACCATGACACTGTTCACCGACGACGACGGCGTCGAGCGCCTCGTGCACGCTTGGAAGGTCGCCCGATGA